Proteins from a genomic interval of Streptomyces sp. Tu6071:
- a CDS encoding YjbQ family protein, with protein sequence MPLMTFHTETLRVRTGNHETVHDLTADCESFLAAHAAGRDGLLNLFVPHATAGLAILETGAGSDDDLLAILQTLLPPTHPWHHRHGTPGHGRDHVLPALVPPHATLPVTSGHLALGTWQSVCLVDTNVDNPDRKVRLSFLGA encoded by the coding sequence ATGCCCCTCATGACCTTCCACACCGAGACCCTCCGCGTCCGCACCGGGAACCACGAGACCGTCCACGACCTGACCGCCGACTGCGAAAGCTTCCTCGCCGCCCACGCGGCCGGCCGCGACGGCCTCCTCAACCTCTTCGTTCCCCACGCGACAGCGGGACTCGCGATCCTCGAAACCGGCGCGGGCAGCGACGACGACCTCCTCGCGATCCTCCAGACCCTCCTCCCGCCCACCCACCCCTGGCACCACCGCCACGGCACCCCCGGCCACGGCCGCGACCACGTCCTCCCCGCCCTCGTCCCCCCGCACGCCACCCTCCCGGTCACCTCCGGCCACCTGGCCCTGGGCACCTGGCAGTCGGTGTGCCTGGTGGATACCAATGTGGACAATCCGGACAGGAAGGTGCGGCTGAGTTTCCTGGGCGCGTGA
- a CDS encoding FAD-dependent oxidoreductase — MSSAHQIDELDRRLNQCLRAEQLFRPGDQEYAASTTLWNGAVAARPALVVRPRTGAETAAAITAARASGAGVSVRGGGHDWAGRALRGELVIDLGALRDVRVEGDAAVVGGGSRAGDVIAAAAPHGMNVAAGTVSAVGMAGLSLGGGYGPLLGTAGLAADNLLEAEVALADGRLVSTRDDPELLWALRGGGGNFGVVTSMRVRLHPDRGLAGGMVMFPWQEARTVLSGFAELLAEAPDGLTLLLEMTVAPGVGPALVVVPVWSGDPRHADAHLGRVLRLGTPAHSTVGRTTQEQLWGMFDQSVSNDMHWDLRTRDVAALTPEVIDLLAGWAEARPGPGAGIGLRQFHGAATRQGAQDSAFGLREPHVAIEISAGRGPEEDPAPYTDWVDGVSNALAPFALPGGYPNFLLPDQEEQIASAYGAHAERLVEAKEFYDPERVFTATPLPDRDMLKTCARKP, encoded by the coding sequence ATGAGTTCTGCGCACCAGATCGATGAACTGGACCGTCGGCTGAACCAGTGCCTGCGGGCCGAGCAGCTCTTCCGCCCTGGTGATCAGGAGTACGCCGCGTCGACGACGTTGTGGAACGGGGCGGTGGCCGCGCGGCCGGCCCTGGTGGTCAGGCCGCGTACCGGCGCGGAGACTGCCGCCGCGATCACCGCGGCACGGGCCTCCGGCGCGGGTGTGTCCGTGCGCGGCGGAGGCCATGACTGGGCGGGGCGGGCGCTGCGCGGCGAGCTGGTGATCGACCTCGGCGCACTGCGTGACGTGCGGGTCGAAGGGGACGCCGCTGTCGTGGGAGGGGGAAGCCGGGCGGGTGACGTGATAGCCGCCGCGGCTCCGCACGGCATGAACGTCGCCGCGGGCACTGTCAGCGCCGTCGGAATGGCCGGTCTCTCGCTCGGGGGTGGCTATGGCCCGTTGCTCGGCACTGCCGGGCTGGCGGCCGACAACCTGCTCGAAGCGGAGGTCGCGCTCGCCGACGGCCGACTCGTCTCGACCCGGGATGATCCCGAGCTGCTGTGGGCTCTGCGCGGAGGGGGTGGGAACTTCGGCGTGGTGACGTCGATGCGTGTCCGGCTCCATCCTGACCGAGGGCTCGCCGGTGGCATGGTGATGTTTCCCTGGCAGGAAGCGCGGACCGTGCTCTCCGGTTTCGCCGAGCTGCTGGCCGAGGCACCGGACGGACTGACGCTCCTGCTCGAGATGACCGTCGCGCCGGGAGTCGGCCCCGCCCTGGTGGTCGTGCCGGTCTGGTCCGGTGATCCCCGGCATGCCGACGCGCACCTCGGCCGGGTCCTGCGCCTCGGCACGCCGGCTCACAGCACTGTCGGCCGGACCACGCAGGAACAGCTGTGGGGAATGTTCGATCAGAGCGTCTCCAACGACATGCACTGGGATCTGCGCACCCGCGACGTCGCCGCGCTCACCCCCGAGGTCATCGATCTCCTGGCCGGCTGGGCGGAGGCCCGCCCCGGACCGGGAGCGGGAATCGGGCTACGGCAATTCCACGGCGCCGCCACACGCCAAGGTGCACAGGACAGTGCCTTCGGCCTGCGGGAACCCCACGTGGCCATCGAGATCTCCGCGGGCCGCGGGCCCGAGGAGGATCCCGCCCCCTACACGGACTGGGTGGACGGTGTCAGCAACGCTCTCGCACCCTTCGCGCTGCCCGGGGGCTACCCCAACTTCCTCCTGCCGGACCAGGAAGAGCAGATCGCGAGTGCCTACGGCGCCCATGCAGAACGCCTCGTCGAGGCCAAGGAGTTCTACGACCCCGAGCGCGTCTTCACCGCGACCCCGCTCCCCGACCGGGACATGCTGAAGACCTGTGCGCGGAAGCCCTGA
- a CDS encoding aldo/keto reductase, whose product MNRVGYGAMQLAGPQVWGFPDDTEKARRVLRLAVELGVTFFDTANAYGPRTVNQLIGQALGPIPEGVIVGNKVGAKRGLDKSWVVDGRPETIRRQVHEALTDMGTDLSELTYLRLVGDTPGAHHDVPLEESLGALVELRDQGLIRRIGLSGASPQMLARAQQMTPIAAVQNRFNLLDRSGVQVLADCETQDILFIPYFPLAAGRLSDHQELTGPAERLGATPAQIALSWLLRRSPSMVVIPGTSSADHLRSDIAASEVAEQLTETEVARLTGLVDESQATLGQPAPPARSHR is encoded by the coding sequence ATGAATCGTGTGGGATACGGCGCCATGCAGCTCGCGGGCCCTCAAGTCTGGGGATTCCCGGACGACACGGAGAAGGCGCGGCGGGTGCTGCGCCTGGCCGTAGAGCTGGGCGTGACCTTCTTCGACACCGCGAACGCCTACGGGCCGCGAACGGTGAACCAGCTGATCGGGCAGGCACTGGGACCGATCCCCGAGGGCGTGATCGTGGGGAACAAGGTCGGCGCGAAGCGCGGCCTGGACAAGTCCTGGGTCGTCGACGGCCGCCCGGAAACGATCCGGCGGCAGGTCCACGAGGCCCTCACCGACATGGGAACGGACCTGAGCGAGCTGACCTACCTCCGACTCGTCGGCGACACCCCCGGCGCGCACCACGACGTACCGCTGGAGGAGTCGCTCGGCGCACTCGTCGAACTGCGCGACCAGGGACTGATCCGCCGCATCGGCCTCTCCGGCGCGTCACCGCAAATGCTGGCCCGCGCCCAGCAGATGACCCCCATCGCGGCGGTGCAGAACCGCTTCAACCTGCTTGACCGCAGCGGCGTCCAGGTCCTCGCCGACTGCGAGACCCAGGACATCCTCTTCATCCCCTACTTCCCGCTGGCCGCCGGACGGCTCAGTGACCACCAGGAGCTAACCGGCCCGGCAGAACGCCTGGGTGCCACACCGGCCCAGATCGCACTGTCCTGGCTGCTGCGCCGTTCGCCCTCCATGGTCGTCATCCCCGGCACGAGCAGTGCCGACCACCTCCGGTCCGACATCGCCGCTTCCGAGGTTGCCGAACAGTTGACCGAGACCGAGGTCGCCCGCCTGACCGGACTCGTCGACGAGTCGCAAGCAACCCTCGGCCAGCCCGCGCCTCCAGCTCGTAGCCACCGCTGA
- a CDS encoding STAS domain-containing protein, whose translation MTTSSEPRPPAAAHHDVESVLRLEPRGDLDYDTSPEFLREAAAALAGRGTANVLAVDCRDLGFVDSVGLSALLEIHRDAALANVAVTFTHIGPRLEKLLRITGTYTHLTGATAQKNTS comes from the coding sequence GTGACGACCTCCTCCGAACCCCGCCCCCCGGCCGCGGCCCACCACGACGTCGAAAGCGTTCTCCGCCTGGAACCGCGCGGGGACCTGGACTACGACACCAGCCCAGAGTTCCTGCGCGAGGCCGCAGCCGCCCTGGCTGGGCGCGGAACAGCGAATGTCCTTGCCGTCGACTGCCGTGACCTGGGCTTCGTCGACTCGGTCGGCCTGTCAGCCCTCCTGGAAATCCACCGTGACGCCGCACTGGCCAACGTCGCGGTCACCTTCACCCACATCGGGCCGCGACTGGAAAAACTGCTCCGGATCACCGGGACCTACACCCACCTCACCGGTGCGACGGCACAGAAGAACACCAGCTGA
- a CDS encoding PP2C family protein-serine/threonine phosphatase, whose product MSLVSAASAPYPVVLVNSEGRAVEANAAAREVLDTGRDGLPVLPEWLVESGSAPHVLSGQVGGSSFSAHPTVLDAATTAWWLIEETELRAAADALRSHRSHSAFLIEASGALLASLNLQRSMETTARLAAEHLADAAVVIAPGRARRMPLVLCDRDGVLSTGKLREPPSAVPGLAEALEGFPPLPARWIDPTAAPSWMVPEGFGPVGSVSIAPLPGHGVAAGALVLLRRAERPAFSEREEELGRLFAARAGAAMSAARLYEERDAITRVLMRELLAPELAQVRGVEFAGGYRSSEDAEQIGGDFYDVHPPADEDGETFALLGDVSGKGLEAAVLTGKIRNTLHALHTMSADHQHVLGLLNDTLLSRSGPIRFATLVLASARREGSDVRLRLTSAGHPTPLIVRQDGRVEEAATSGSLIGVLPHVTSRTATVRLAPGESCVLYTDGVTEARGGRRGDSMYGEERLRRLLEGCAGMPAEAVVERVQMATAQWIGKNAHDDIAVMAITAPRSHHLTAVDGTTRGRYTA is encoded by the coding sequence ATGAGCCTGGTGTCAGCGGCCTCGGCTCCCTACCCGGTGGTACTGGTGAACAGCGAGGGGCGCGCCGTGGAGGCGAACGCGGCGGCCCGCGAGGTGCTGGACACGGGGCGGGACGGCCTGCCGGTGCTGCCTGAGTGGCTGGTGGAGTCCGGCAGCGCACCGCACGTATTGTCCGGGCAGGTGGGGGGCAGTTCCTTCTCCGCTCACCCGACGGTGCTGGACGCGGCCACGACGGCGTGGTGGCTGATCGAGGAGACCGAGTTGCGGGCGGCGGCCGACGCGCTGCGCTCGCACCGCAGTCACTCGGCTTTCCTGATCGAGGCGTCCGGTGCTCTGCTCGCGTCGCTGAATCTCCAGCGGTCCATGGAGACGACGGCGCGTCTGGCGGCCGAACACCTGGCGGACGCGGCCGTGGTGATCGCTCCCGGCCGAGCCCGCCGCATGCCGCTCGTCCTCTGCGACCGGGACGGTGTGCTCAGCACGGGCAAACTGAGGGAGCCGCCTTCCGCGGTGCCGGGGCTGGCCGAAGCGTTGGAAGGCTTCCCCCCGCTGCCCGCCCGCTGGATCGATCCCACCGCGGCACCCTCGTGGATGGTTCCCGAGGGTTTCGGGCCGGTCGGCTCGGTGTCCATCGCGCCGTTGCCCGGCCACGGTGTCGCGGCCGGCGCGCTCGTGCTGCTGCGTCGCGCCGAGCGGCCCGCGTTCAGTGAGCGGGAGGAGGAGCTGGGGCGGCTGTTCGCGGCGCGGGCGGGTGCGGCGATGTCTGCGGCACGCCTGTACGAGGAGCGGGACGCGATCACGCGAGTGCTGATGCGCGAGCTCCTGGCACCGGAGCTGGCGCAGGTGCGCGGGGTGGAGTTCGCGGGCGGCTACCGCTCCAGCGAGGACGCCGAGCAGATCGGCGGCGACTTCTACGACGTTCACCCCCCGGCCGACGAGGACGGGGAGACGTTCGCACTGCTGGGCGATGTGTCGGGCAAGGGCCTGGAGGCCGCGGTCCTGACCGGGAAGATCCGTAACACCCTCCACGCGCTGCACACGATGTCGGCGGACCACCAGCACGTGCTGGGCCTGCTCAACGACACACTCCTCAGCCGCAGCGGGCCGATACGCTTCGCGACTCTCGTCCTGGCGTCCGCGCGCCGGGAGGGGTCGGACGTGAGGCTGCGGCTGACGTCCGCAGGTCACCCCACGCCGCTCATCGTGCGCCAGGACGGCCGGGTGGAGGAAGCGGCCACCTCCGGCAGTCTCATCGGCGTACTGCCCCACGTCACCTCCCGGACGGCCACCGTGCGTCTGGCGCCCGGTGAGTCGTGCGTGCTCTACACCGACGGCGTCACCGAGGCCCGGGGCGGACGCCGCGGCGACAGCATGTACGGCGAGGAGCGCCTGCGACGGCTGTTGGAGGGCTGCGCGGGAATGCCGGCGGAGGCGGTGGTGGAGCGGGTGCAGATGGCGACCGCGCAGTGGATCGGCAAGAACGCCCACGACGACATCGCCGTCATGGCGATCACGGCACCGCGCTCCCACCATCTGACAGCCGTTGACGGCACGACCCGAGGCAGGTACACCGCATGA
- a CDS encoding TetR/AcrR family transcriptional regulator — MDDAKTRSRRQILEVAAELLEREGAQALSTRAVAAAAGIRAASLYQLFGDKDGLLSALAIHAFDLYLAQKHAFSSSGDPVDDMRRGWDMHVDFGLKHPAFYLLMYGTDRPGRRPPAAREAQELLMGFLGRTASSGRLRVPPVLAAHLTLAAVTGVTLSLIGIPESERDPEVSPRMREALIDALTTDASPASDSTLAARALALDATLNGANPATIPLRPVETALLQDWLQHLAN; from the coding sequence ATGGATGATGCGAAGACCCGCAGTCGCCGGCAGATCTTGGAGGTGGCAGCCGAGCTCTTGGAACGGGAGGGTGCCCAGGCGCTCTCCACCCGTGCCGTCGCGGCGGCAGCGGGCATCCGTGCCGCCTCCTTGTACCAGCTCTTCGGCGACAAGGACGGGCTCCTCTCGGCGCTGGCCATCCACGCTTTCGACCTTTACTTGGCGCAGAAGCACGCCTTTTCGTCGAGCGGCGACCCGGTCGACGACATGCGCCGCGGATGGGACATGCATGTCGACTTCGGCCTGAAGCATCCCGCCTTCTACCTGCTGATGTACGGCACCGACCGCCCTGGCCGCCGCCCACCTGCCGCGCGGGAGGCTCAGGAACTCCTTATGGGGTTCCTCGGCCGCACCGCCTCCAGCGGCCGCCTACGGGTACCGCCCGTCCTTGCCGCCCACCTCACGCTGGCGGCGGTGACCGGCGTCACGCTCTCCCTCATCGGCATCCCTGAGAGCGAACGCGACCCAGAGGTCTCACCACGCATGCGGGAAGCACTCATCGACGCCCTGACCACCGACGCGAGCCCAGCCTCAGACTCCACCCTCGCCGCTCGCGCCCTCGCGCTCGATGCCACCCTCAACGGGGCGAATCCAGCTACCATCCCGCTCCGCCCCGTTGAGACCGCACTCCTGCAGGACTGGCTCCAGCATCTCGCAAACTAG
- a CDS encoding cobalamin B12-binding domain-containing protein translates to MSSPTRQQPAHRVGSRALEAADAEQARPWADKLWSAVRSRDEYAALDIVQSALDAGLDAETVLLDVIGAAQHRVGVEWAANRMSVADEHTATAINERAVAALPVPRPDGSRGQVMVACVDEEWHALPARMLAETLKLRGWRVDYLGAQVPTGHLVAQARSADPDLVCLSSSIPTRLPMAHRAITAVQAAGIPVMVGGAAFGHDGRYARLLGADTWASEARSAADQLTRALPDRPDTARLTVNDLPHLEDQEYTHVVRSAVRLLGHTFDGLEQRFPAMKDYSEDQRDRTEEDLGQIIDFLGAALYMNEEDIFTRFLAWTAQILEVRRVPARSLLPALDLLAEQLHDYPRALHILDAGKTTLATAN, encoded by the coding sequence ATGAGTTCCCCCACCAGACAGCAGCCGGCCCACCGCGTGGGTTCTCGCGCGCTGGAGGCTGCCGACGCCGAGCAGGCCCGCCCCTGGGCGGACAAGCTGTGGAGCGCGGTGCGCTCCCGGGACGAGTACGCCGCCCTCGACATCGTGCAGAGCGCGCTCGACGCGGGGCTGGATGCGGAAACGGTTCTGCTGGACGTGATCGGAGCGGCCCAGCACCGGGTGGGCGTCGAGTGGGCGGCGAACAGGATGAGCGTCGCGGACGAGCACACCGCGACCGCGATCAACGAACGCGCCGTCGCCGCCCTGCCCGTCCCCCGGCCCGACGGCTCCCGGGGCCAGGTCATGGTCGCGTGCGTGGACGAGGAGTGGCACGCGCTGCCCGCCCGGATGCTCGCCGAGACGCTGAAGCTGCGCGGCTGGCGCGTGGACTACCTCGGCGCCCAGGTACCCACCGGTCACCTGGTCGCCCAGGCCCGCAGCGCCGATCCGGACCTGGTGTGCCTGTCCAGCTCGATCCCGACCCGCCTGCCGATGGCCCACCGGGCGATCACCGCCGTCCAGGCCGCCGGGATCCCCGTCATGGTCGGCGGAGCCGCCTTCGGTCACGACGGGCGCTACGCCCGCCTGCTGGGCGCCGACACCTGGGCCTCCGAGGCCCGTTCCGCGGCCGACCAGCTCACCCGGGCGCTGCCCGACCGGCCGGACACCGCCCGGCTGACCGTCAACGACCTGCCGCATCTGGAGGACCAGGAGTACACGCATGTGGTGCGCTCCGCCGTCCGGCTGCTGGGGCACACCTTCGACGGCCTAGAGCAGCGCTTCCCCGCGATGAAGGACTACAGCGAGGATCAGCGTGACCGCACCGAGGAGGACCTGGGGCAGATCATCGACTTCCTGGGCGCCGCCCTCTACATGAACGAGGAGGACATCTTCACCCGCTTCCTCGCCTGGACCGCCCAGATCCTCGAAGTACGGCGCGTCCCCGCCCGCTCACTGCTGCCCGCCCTGGACCTGCTGGCCGAACAGCTCCACGATTACCCCCGCGCGTTGCACATCCTCGATGCCGGGAAGACGACCCTGGCCACCGCCAACTGA
- a CDS encoding cytochrome P450 family protein, translating to MTEPAHHGPYTACTAARSACPVQVVSSGPTGRSSYLVTGYAEARQALGDARLSKDTAAFFAGKGSSRALHPALVHHMLASDPPEHTRLRKLVTGAFTTGAVAELRPAITRITDELLDRWTPDEPFDFVAGLAGPLPVTVICELLGVPDEDRPSIRRWSAELFAAAAPDVIDAASHSLATYMTELVASKRAHPGTNLLDRLIAAHAGDDALTENELVSLAVLLLVAGHETTTNYLGNALLALLLHPAERDRLRAHPDAIPAALDELLRYDSPVSTATFRFTTERLTLGGTEIPAGRPVLIALGAANRDPARFAAPDTLDLTRDAAGHLAFGHGIHRCLGAPLAKAEAEIALGAVLRRFPAIQLAVPPEHIPWRRTRLVRGPESLPVLHSGAEDVAPLRPRG from the coding sequence ATGACCGAGCCCGCACACCACGGCCCGTACACCGCCTGCACAGCAGCCCGCTCCGCCTGCCCCGTGCAAGTCGTCTCCTCCGGGCCGACCGGCAGAAGCAGTTACCTGGTCACCGGCTACGCCGAGGCCCGGCAGGCCCTCGGCGACGCCCGGCTCTCGAAGGACACGGCCGCCTTCTTCGCGGGCAAGGGATCAAGCCGCGCCCTTCACCCGGCCCTGGTGCACCACATGCTCGCCAGCGATCCGCCCGAGCACACCAGGCTGCGCAAACTCGTGACCGGGGCGTTCACCACCGGGGCCGTCGCCGAACTCCGTCCGGCGATCACCCGGATCACCGACGAACTGCTCGACCGCTGGACGCCCGACGAGCCCTTCGACTTCGTCGCCGGCCTCGCGGGCCCCCTGCCCGTCACCGTGATCTGCGAACTGCTCGGCGTCCCGGACGAGGACCGGCCCAGCATCCGGCGCTGGTCCGCCGAACTCTTCGCGGCAGCCGCGCCCGACGTCATCGACGCGGCCTCGCACTCCCTCGCGACGTACATGACCGAACTCGTCGCGTCGAAACGCGCACACCCCGGTACCAACCTCCTTGACCGCCTCATCGCCGCCCACGCCGGGGACGACGCGCTCACCGAGAACGAACTCGTCTCCCTCGCGGTGCTGCTTCTCGTCGCGGGCCACGAGACCACCACCAACTACCTCGGCAACGCCCTCCTGGCTCTCCTCCTGCACCCCGCCGAGCGCGACCGCCTCCGTGCGCACCCCGACGCGATCCCGGCCGCGCTCGACGAACTGCTCCGCTACGACTCCCCGGTCAGCACGGCCACCTTCCGCTTCACGACCGAGCGGCTCACGCTCGGCGGCACGGAGATCCCCGCGGGCCGCCCCGTCCTCATCGCGCTCGGCGCCGCCAACCGCGACCCCGCCCGCTTCGCGGCCCCGGACACCCTCGACCTCACCCGCGACGCCGCGGGACACCTCGCCTTCGGCCACGGCATCCACCGCTGCCTCGGCGCCCCCCTGGCAAAGGCGGAAGCCGAGATCGCCCTGGGGGCGGTACTGCGCCGCTTCCCCGCCATCCAACTCGCCGTCCCGCCCGAACACATCCCCTGGCGCCGGACCCGCCTGGTCCGCGGCCCAGAGTCGCTTCCGGTCCTGCACAGCGGAGCGGAGGACGTGGCGCCTCTTCGCCCGCGCGGCTGA
- a CDS encoding antibiotic biosynthesis monooxygenase family protein, translating into MAVWEIVRIAVPEGKQEDFEAVVRRYLPALQAERGCLDLRLLRATDREGVLLLCVEWESEEYHVEVFTETETFAEFAGAMAPYFVSPPETFHAEVVINGLESAR; encoded by the coding sequence ATGGCGGTATGGGAAATTGTCCGGATAGCGGTGCCAGAGGGCAAGCAGGAAGATTTCGAGGCGGTGGTCCGGCGGTACCTGCCGGCCCTCCAGGCGGAAAGGGGCTGCCTGGATCTCAGGCTCCTGCGCGCCACCGACAGGGAGGGAGTCCTCCTGCTGTGCGTCGAATGGGAGTCGGAGGAGTACCACGTCGAGGTCTTCACGGAAACTGAGACCTTCGCCGAATTCGCGGGCGCGATGGCCCCCTATTTCGTGTCACCGCCCGAGACATTTCACGCCGAAGTCGTCATCAACGGCTTGGAATCCGCACGCTGA
- a CDS encoding saccharopine dehydrogenase family protein encodes MSEEPVHFDHPGQGGAHERPGPLDAQARDVPGTRQPVRDREFDVVLYGASGFVGELTAAYLAAHAPADLRWALAGRDSGRLGAVRARLATRVPHAAELPLLTADATDTGALRALAARTRVLASTVGPFLRHGDATVAACAAEGTDYADLTGEPEFVDLTYLRHHERAVRSGARLVHACGFDSLPADLGALFTVGRLPEGVPLKVDGFMRTSGAVSGGTLDSVLTVLGRPVPTARAARERAAVEPPATEGRRVRTPPGVPRYVGELDAWALPFPVLDPYVVQRSARALDRYGPDFRYRHHLSVRRLPVAAGTLLGAAGLVAASQVPAARRALSARIAPGTGPDEARRARSSFAMRFIGEGGGRRVYTEVSGGDPGYDESSRMLGEAALCLALDPLPDVAGQVTTAVAMGEALTARLRAAGLVIREAARR; translated from the coding sequence ATGTCCGAAGAGCCGGTGCACTTCGACCACCCCGGGCAGGGCGGCGCCCATGAGCGGCCCGGGCCGCTCGACGCGCAGGCGCGGGACGTGCCCGGGACGCGGCAGCCGGTCAGGGACCGCGAGTTCGATGTGGTGCTCTACGGCGCGAGCGGCTTCGTCGGCGAACTGACGGCCGCGTACTTGGCCGCGCACGCCCCCGCGGATCTGCGGTGGGCGCTGGCGGGACGCGACTCCGGACGGCTCGGCGCCGTGCGCGCGCGGCTCGCGACCCGTGTGCCGCACGCGGCGGAGCTGCCGCTGCTCACCGCGGACGCCACGGACACCGGCGCCCTGCGCGCGCTCGCCGCCCGCACGCGGGTGCTGGCCTCGACGGTCGGCCCGTTCCTGCGCCACGGGGACGCGACGGTCGCGGCCTGCGCCGCGGAGGGCACGGACTACGCCGACCTCACCGGCGAGCCCGAGTTCGTCGACCTCACCTATCTGCGCCACCACGAGCGCGCCGTGCGCAGCGGTGCCCGGCTGGTGCACGCGTGCGGGTTCGACTCGCTCCCCGCGGATCTCGGCGCGCTCTTCACCGTCGGACGTCTGCCGGAGGGAGTGCCGCTGAAGGTGGACGGGTTCATGCGGACGAGCGGGGCCGTCTCGGGCGGCACGCTGGACTCGGTGCTGACCGTCCTGGGACGTCCCGTCCCGACGGCCCGGGCCGCACGCGAGCGCGCCGCTGTGGAACCGCCCGCCACAGAAGGCAGGCGGGTGCGCACACCGCCCGGGGTTCCGCGGTACGTCGGCGAACTCGACGCGTGGGCGCTGCCGTTCCCGGTCCTCGATCCATACGTGGTGCAGCGCTCGGCGCGGGCCCTGGATCGGTACGGCCCCGACTTCCGCTACCGGCATCACCTCAGCGTGCGGCGCCTGCCGGTGGCGGCGGGCACCCTGCTCGGCGCGGCAGGGCTGGTCGCGGCGTCCCAGGTGCCGGCGGCGCGCCGGGCGCTGTCGGCGCGGATCGCGCCCGGCACCGGCCCCGACGAGGCGCGCCGGGCGCGCAGCTCGTTCGCGATGCGCTTCATCGGGGAAGGCGGCGGCCGACGCGTCTACACCGAGGTGAGCGGCGGCGACCCGGGGTACGACGAGTCCTCTCGGATGCTCGGCGAGGCGGCCCTGTGCCTCGCTCTCGACCCGCTGCCGGACGTCGCGGGTCAGGTGACGACCGCGGTCGCCATGGGCGAGGCGCTCACCGCGCGGCTGCGCGCCGCGGGCCTGGTCATCCGGGAGGCTGCCCGGCGTTGA